DNA from Massilia sp. KIM:
CACCAGCGCGAACCGGCACAGGGCGCCCTCGCCTTCGGCGCGGGCCGGGTGCCGTATGTAGAGAGTAGTCAAACGGTCTCGCTTTCTTCTAGTTCTGGCGGGTCCAGATCACCTTGGTGCCGCCCCCGATGATGTTGCCACGGCTGATCAGCGATTCAGCATTTAGTGCAGCCCGGTCGAGCCGGATGCGGCTTTGTACCAAAAAATAACTGCTTTGCACGTTGATATCGCCATCCTCGAACCCTTCCGTCGTCTTCAATTCAGATTTGAACTGGTTGAGGTCGCGCCAGGGCGCACGCTTGCGCCGCTCCACCAGCACGTTCGCCTCCGACAGCGAATACCCCGGCAGCACTGCCGCCAGCACCTCGGCCGGGGCGGTATTGACGTTCACCGGCGTCCGCGCCGGCAGCACGGTCACGAAGGGGCGCAGGGTCTGCACCACCTCGGGTGTGAAACCTTGCAGGCTCAGCAGGTCGTCGACCCGCATCAGCGGCATCGGCGTGCCGGTGATGCCGGCCGCCTCGCGCGTGCTGCCGCTGGCGTCCGCGCCACCGCCCTGCTGCCCGCCCTGCTGCCCGCCCTGCGGGTTGCCGGGGTCGGTCGGCACCGCCGGCGGCGGCTGACCGGCCGCCACCAGCAGGGCCGCGCGCTGCGCAAGTCGGCCATCCAGGCGCAGGTTGACCAGCAGCCGGTTGAAGATCGCCTGCTGGTGGGGATCGACGATCCCGTCCTTTGCCAGGTTAGTAAGATTGTAACGCGAGCTCGCGTCGATAATGTTGCCGGACAGCGAAGCGTCGAAGTTTTCGCCTTCGATGCGCTCGCGTTCGATGTACTGGTCGAGCCGGGTCTCGGCCAGCGGGGTGGCCCAGACCTGGTCGAGCGAGGTGTAATCGCCGGTGTAATTGCTCGGGCGCAGGACAACGCTGGCCCAGTCGAGGGCGCCGCGCAGGATCCACTGGGTCTGCAATTGCAGGCGCTGGTTTTCCATGGAGCGTACCTGGACCTGCTGCTGCCAGAACAGGCTGGCCACGATGGAAATGGCGAGGGTGGTCAGGAGCAGCGCGGTGACCACGGCGACGCCGCGCTGGCGCTGGAGGAAGGCCGGAGGCATGGTGCGCATCAGGTGCCTCCCAGCAGGAAGGCTTTCATCAGCGGCGCGGGGACATTGCGCACGCTGAGCGCGACCTGCACGCCGGTGGGCTCGGACAGGTTGCCCGGCAGGGCCGGCTGGCCGGCCGGCGTGGCCAGCGGCGGCAGCGCCTGCTGCTGCGCGAGCAGCGGATCACCGACTATGCGCGCCGGATCGTTGCGCCAGGCATTGCTCTGCCAGGCCTGGACCTGCATGGCCAGCACCCCGCCCTGCAGGGCCACCGGCGGCGCGTTCTGGGCCGGGGCGTCGCCGGCCATGGCTTCCCACAGCTGTTCGAGCTGGACCAGGTCGCGCGTGCCGGGGGTCTCGCGGCGCAGCAACTGGCCGCCGACCACGCGGTAGGACACGACCTGCAGGCGCGAGGATTCGTTCTCGACATAGACCTTGCGCACCAGGGTCAGGCGGTCGGCGTCCCATTGCAGGTAGGGGCGGCGGCCGATCACGTCGGCCCCGGCGATATGGGCGAAGTCGCTCTGCATCTGGGCGAAGGCGAGCTGCATGCCGCGCGTGGCCTCCATCTGCTCGGTCAGGATGATGCGGCCGCGCACGATGCCGTCCAGCCCCCGCCAGCCGAGCACGGCCACGATGGCCAAGATCGAGATCGCCACCAGCAGCTCGACCAGGGTAAAACCGCGCTGGGGTTTCATATCGGTGAGGGCCTCAGGACGAGTTGGACCAGTTTGACAATCCGCCGGCCGGGATTGTCGACGTCGAAGACCGACACTTCGATGCGGCGCAACAGCGGGTTGGGGCTGGTAAAGACTTCTTCCTCGCACATGAGATTAAGGTCGCCTTGCGGGCAGGGAAAGCTGCGCCGCCCGACCTCGGGGAATTCGCGTCCGATGCGGATCTGCACCAGGCGGTTCTCGGCCGACCAGGTCGCCATCATGGAGGCGCGCAGGTTGGACGAGTTGGCGGTCAGGCTGCCGACCGCGCGCAGGCCGGCCGAGAGCGCGGTGCCGACGATGACCAGGGCCACCAGCACCTCGAGCAGGGTGAAACCGCGGGAGGGGGCGCGCATCGTCATTCGACCGTGAAATGGCCAACGCCGTCGGCGCGGATGGCCACGGCGTTGCCGCCGCTGGCCAGGGTCAGGAGGAAGGGCTTGTCGACCGGCTCGCGCCCGAAGGTGATGCGCAGGGTCTCGCCAGCGGCGCTGGCGCCGGCCGGTTCCAGCACCAGCTGCAGGGGGGCGTTCTTGAAGCCGCGCTCGCGCAGCAGGTCGTCGCGGGTGACCGGCTCCCAGCCGGTGTCGCCGCGCACCATGAAGCGGTAGCGCTCGCCGTTGGCCTCGAAGGCCACCAGGCGGTTGCGCACGATGGCCTCGTCGCGCGCCAGTTGCAGCAGCAGCGCCAGGCGCTGGGCTTCCTGCTGCAGGTCCTGGCGCGGGCTGGGGATGGCGTTGAGCGAAGCCAGGCCGAGCGTGATGCCGATGATGACCATCACGACCAGCAGCTCCACCAGGGTGAACCCGGTGGCCTTGCGCAGCGGGCGCGGGGCCGGGATCAAGAAAACTTACTCCCAGGAACCGACGTCCGCATCCTCGCCGGTGCCGCCGGGCTGGCCGTCGGCGCCCAGCGAGAACACATCCACTTCGCCGTGGATGCCGGGCGAAAGGTATTGGTAGCTATTGCCCCAGGGATCCTTGGGCAGCTTCTCGATGTAGCCGCCATCCTTCCAGCCGTTGGCGGCCGGGCCCGAGGTCGGCTTGGTGATCAGGGCGGTGAGGCCTTGCTCGGTGGTGGGATAGCGCTGGTTGTCCAGCTTGTAGAGCTTGAGCGCCTGCATCATGGTGGCGATGTCCACCTTGGCGGCGGTGACGCGCGATTCGCCGGTGCGGCCCAGCAGCTTGGGCACGACCAGGGCGCCCAGGATGCCGATGATGACCACGACGACCATGATCTCGACCAGGGTGAAACCCTTGGCGGAGCGGCGGCGCTGCGTGCGTTGCATGTCGATGTGCATAAGTGAGCTTGTGGTGAAACGTTTGGAAGCGGAACAGTATAAGCCCGAAATGTGACAGGCTTGCTTAGACGGGGCTTACCGCCTGGGATGTGCAATTGTAAGACAGCTTGCCAATGGCAGGTTCACCCAATTGTACTCAGGTAGGGCGGGCGCAAACCGGGCAGGCGGGGTTGCGCGCCACCCCGATGGCGGTCCACTCCATGGCCCGGCCCTCGAGCAGGAGCAGGCGCCCGGCCAGGGGTTGGCCGATTCCTGCAATCAACTTCATGGCTTCGGCCGCCTGCACGGCGCCGACCACGCCGACCAGGGGGGCGAACACGCCCATGGTGCTGCAGGCCACGTCCTCGTACTGGCTGTCCTCGGGGAACAGGCAGGCGTAGCAAGGGGCGCCCTCGCGGCGCGGGTCGAACACCGAGAGCTGGCCGTCGAAGCGGATCACCGCCCCCGAGACCAGGGGCACGCCGGCCGCCACGCAGGCGCGGTTGACGGCGTGGCGGGTGGCGAAGTTGTCGCTGCAGTCGAGCACGACGGTGGCGCCGGCGGCCAGTTCCGCGAGGCGCTCGGGGCCGGCGCGTTCGCGCAGGGCGGTGACCTCGATGTCGGGGTTGATGGCCAGCAGGGCCTCGCGGCCGGACTCGGCCTTGGGCTGGCCGACGCGGGCGGTGGTGTGCATGACCTGGCGCTGCAGGTTGGTCAGGTCGACCTCGTCGTCGTCGACCAGGGTGATGCGGCCGACGCCGCCCGAGGCCAGATACAGGGCAGCGGGGGAACCCAGGCCGCCGGCGCCGATGACCAGGGCGTGGGCTTGCAACAGCGCTTCCTGGCCTTCGATGCCGATCTCGTCGAGGAGGATGTGGCGGGAGTAGCGCAGGAGTTGGGTGTCGTTCATGGGTGCTTTTAGGGCTGCGGGGCTGCGGGCAAACTTGGGTCCCCGCCTTCGCGGGGACGACGTACTCAAGGCGCGGGCCAACAGTTGCGCTGAACTCTGCCTCTAGCTTCAAGACCGTCGTTCCCGGCACTGCCGGAAACGACTCCCCGCGCAGGCGGGGACCCAAGTTACTCTTTACCTCGCGCAGCGCACTTATTTCTTAGGCGGCGCCTTGATCTCCGGCGGCTTGTGCTCCGCCCCCGGCAGCGGCTCCGGCGTCCGCTTGGCGCGATCCTCAGGCTCCTTGGCCAGCTGCACCGGCAGCCCCTTGAAGTGATTGATCGCCTGCGCCAGCTGGAAGTCGTCCTTGCCGCCGAACTCCAGCGGCTTGCGGTCCTTCAGCAGGGCGATGGCGCGGCGCTGCTGTTCCAGGCTGTCGGCCTTGGCCGGCGCCGAGGGGGCCTTGCCGTCCTTCTTCTCGCCTTCGGCCACCAGGTGGCGCTGCAGGTCGGCCTCGCGCACGCGCAGGGCGTTGAGCATGTCGCCGTCCGCCGTCTCGTGGACCCGCATGTCGGGCACGATGCCGGTCGCCTGGATCGGGCGGCCCTTCGGCGTGTAGTAACGCGCCGTGGTCAGCTTGATCGCGGTGTCGGCCGAGAGCTGGCGCAGGGTCTGCACCGAACCCTTGCCGAAGGTCGTGCTGCCCATCACGATCGCGCGCTTGTAGTCCTGCAGGGCGCCGGCCACGATCTCGGAAGCCGAGGCCGAACCGCCGTTCACCAGCACCACCATCGGCACCGTCTTGAGGGCGGCGGGCAGGCCGGCCAGCGGGTCGCCGCGCTGGGCGTAGTATTCGCGGCGGCCGTAATACACCGTGTTCGAGTCCGGCAACTGGCCCTTGGTCGAGACGATCACCTGGTCCGGCTTGGGCAGGAAGGCGGCCGAGACCCCGATCGCGCCAGGCAGCAGGCCGCCCGGGTCGTTGCGCAGGTCCAGCACCAGGCCCTTGATCTCGGGATGTTCGGCGTACAAGGCCTTGGTCTTCTTGGCCAGTTCTTCCAGGGTATTTTCCTGGAACTGGCTCACGCGCACCCAGGCATAGCCCGGCTCGACCATCTTGGCCTTGACGCTCTGGACATTGATTTCTTCACGGGTGACGGGCACCACCCAGGGCTGGTCCTCGCCGGGGCGGGCGATGGTGAGGGTGACCTTGCTGCCGGCCTTGCCGCGCATGCGCTTGATGGCCTCGTCCACATTCATGTTGCGCACCGGGACGTTGTCGATGCGGGTGATCAGGTCGCCCGCCTTGATGCCGGCCTTGTGCGCGGGGGTGTCCTCGATGGGAGAGACGATCTTGATGTAGCCGTCCTCGCTGGCGATTTCCACGCCCACGCCGACGAACTTGCCCTGCACGCTCTCGCGCATCTCGCGGAAGGATTTCTGGTCCAGGTAGACCGAATGCGGGTCGAGCGAGGCGACCATGCCGCCGATGGCTTCGGACAGCAGCTTCTTGTCCTCGACCGGCTCGACATAGTCGGTCTTGATCAGGCCGTAGACATCGGCCAGCTGGCGCAGTTCGTCGAGCGGCAGCGGCGTGCCGTTCTTCTGCGCATAGGCCGAGAACTGGAAGGAGGCGGCGACGCCGGCCACCATGCCCAGTCCGATCAGCCCCATGTTCTTTGCTTTGTTGCCCATGTGTGCCCCTAGAATTTGATCCATGCTGCCGGATCGAAGGCCTTGCCGCGATGCCTGAGCTCAAAGTATAGCCCCGATTCCTCGTTGCCGCCGGTATTGCCCGCACTCGCGATCACGTCCCCGCTCTTGACCATGTCGCCGGGGCGTTTCAGGAGGGCCGAGTTGTTCCCATAGATGGACAGGTACTCGCCGCCGTGGTCGATGATCACCACGTTGCCCCAGCCGCGCAGCCAGTCGGCGTGCACCACCCGGCCCGGGCCGACGGCCTTGACCTCGGCGCCTTCCGGAGCCTTGATGAACATGCCTTTCCAGGTCGGGCCGTCGCCACGGCGCGCGCCGAAGCGGGCGCCGATGCTGCCGTTCAGGGGCATGGTCAGGCGCCCGCGCAGGGCGGCGAAGGCCCCGGCCGGGGCCGGCGGCGCCAGGGTGACCTCGGGCGGCGGCGGCGCGCTCGGCCTGGTCTCCGCCGGCTTGGGCGGCGGCTCCTGCTCGGCCACCTTGGGCGGCTCGGGTTCGGGCGGCGGCGGCTTGGCGCCCGGCTTGGCGTTCTGCTCCGCCTTGGCGCGCGCGATGCGCTCGCGCTCGGCCTTCTCGGCGGCGGCCTTGGCCCTGGCCTCGGCACGCGCCTTGGCTTCCGCTTCGGCCTTGGCCTTGGCGGCGGCCAGGGCGGCCTGGCGGCGCGCCTCGGCCTCGGCCTGTTCACGGATCAGGCGCGACAGGCGATCGACCAGGCCACTCATGCGCTGTTCGTCGCGCTCCAGGCGGTCGGCCTGCTTGCGCTGCTCGGCCAGGCGGGTCGACAGGGTCTGCAGCAGCGCGGCGCGGCGCGCCTTTTCCTTTTCCAGCAGCGCCTTCTGGTCGCGCTGCTCCTCGGCGATCTCGTCCAGCTCCTGCTTGGCGTTCTCGACCTTGTCGCGGTTGGCCTCGACCTGGGCCAGGTTGGCGCGCAGCGAGCCCAGCAGGCGCGCCTGGGCCTGGGACACATAGCCCATCAGCTGGAGGTCGCGGCTGATGCGGTTGGGGTTGTCGCCGGAGAGCAGCAGCTTGATCCGGTCTTCGTTGCCGGCCACGTAGTGTTCGCGCAGCAGTTGCGACAATTGTTTCTTCTGAATAACAATTGTTTGGGAAAGGCGTTTCTGTTCGGTCGCCAGGTCTTCGAGGCGGGTGCTGGTCTCGGCCTGTTCCTCGGACAGTTCGCGCAGGGCGCGGTTGGCGTCGGAAATGGCAGCCTCGGACTCCGCCAAGGTGTCGGCGGCGTCTTCGCGCTGGTCCTCGGTGCGGCTGATCTCCTTCTTGATCGCCGCCAGCTTCTGCTGGATACCGGCGCGCTGCTTCTCCGCGGCCGCCTTCTGGCGGCTGCGTTCGGTCTGGCGCTGGGCAAGGGCGTCGG
Protein-coding regions in this window:
- a CDS encoding HesA/MoeB/ThiF family protein yields the protein MNDTQLLRYSRHILLDEIGIEGQEALLQAHALVIGAGGLGSPAALYLASGGVGRITLVDDDEVDLTNLQRQVMHTTARVGQPKAESGREALLAINPDIEVTALRERAGPERLAELAAGATVVLDCSDNFATRHAVNRACVAAGVPLVSGAVIRFDGQLSVFDPRREGAPCYACLFPEDSQYEDVACSTMGVFAPLVGVVGAVQAAEAMKLIAGIGQPLAGRLLLLEGRAMEWTAIGVARNPACPVCARPT
- the gspI gene encoding type II secretion system minor pseudopilin GspI, producing the protein MTMRAPSRGFTLLEVLVALVIVGTALSAGLRAVGSLTANSSNLRASMMATWSAENRLVQIRIGREFPEVGRRSFPCPQGDLNLMCEEEVFTSPNPLLRRIEVSVFDVDNPGRRIVKLVQLVLRPSPI
- a CDS encoding murein hydrolase activator EnvC, encoding MPATKFLGSALLCALLGLSLSPDALAQRQTERSRQKAAAEKQRAGIQQKLAAIKKEISRTEDQREDAADTLAESEAAISDANRALRELSEEQAETSTRLEDLATEQKRLSQTIVIQKKQLSQLLREHYVAGNEDRIKLLLSGDNPNRISRDLQLMGYVSQAQARLLGSLRANLAQVEANRDKVENAKQELDEIAEEQRDQKALLEKEKARRAALLQTLSTRLAEQRKQADRLERDEQRMSGLVDRLSRLIREQAEAEARRQAALAAAKAKAEAEAKARAEARAKAAAEKAERERIARAKAEQNAKPGAKPPPPEPEPPKVAEQEPPPKPAETRPSAPPPPEVTLAPPAPAGAFAALRGRLTMPLNGSIGARFGARRGDGPTWKGMFIKAPEGAEVKAVGPGRVVHADWLRGWGNVVIIDHGGEYLSIYGNNSALLKRPGDMVKSGDVIASAGNTGGNEESGLYFELRHRGKAFDPAAWIKF
- the gspG gene encoding type II secretion system major pseudopilin GspG — protein: MQRTQRRRSAKGFTLVEIMVVVVIIGILGALVVPKLLGRTGESRVTAAKVDIATMMQALKLYKLDNQRYPTTEQGLTALITKPTSGPAANGWKDGGYIEKLPKDPWGNSYQYLSPGIHGEVDVFSLGADGQPGGTGEDADVGSWE
- a CDS encoding type II secretion system protein J gives rise to the protein MKPQRGFTLVELLVAISILAIVAVLGWRGLDGIVRGRIILTEQMEATRGMQLAFAQMQSDFAHIAGADVIGRRPYLQWDADRLTLVRKVYVENESSRLQVVSYRVVGGQLLRRETPGTRDLVQLEQLWEAMAGDAPAQNAPPVALQGGVLAMQVQAWQSNAWRNDPARIVGDPLLAQQQALPPLATPAGQPALPGNLSEPTGVQVALSVRNVPAPLMKAFLLGGT
- the gspK gene encoding type II secretion system minor pseudopilin GspK, which translates into the protein MRTMPPAFLQRQRGVAVVTALLLTTLAISIVASLFWQQQVQVRSMENQRLQLQTQWILRGALDWASVVLRPSNYTGDYTSLDQVWATPLAETRLDQYIERERIEGENFDASLSGNIIDASSRYNLTNLAKDGIVDPHQQAIFNRLLVNLRLDGRLAQRAALLVAAGQPPPAVPTDPGNPQGGQQGGQQGGGADASGSTREAAGITGTPMPLMRVDDLLSLQGFTPEVVQTLRPFVTVLPARTPVNVNTAPAEVLAAVLPGYSLSEANVLVERRKRAPWRDLNQFKSELKTTEGFEDGDINVQSSYFLVQSRIRLDRAALNAESLISRGNIIGGGTKVIWTRQN
- the gspH gene encoding type II secretion system minor pseudopilin GspH; this encodes MPAPRPLRKATGFTLVELLVVMVIIGITLGLASLNAIPSPRQDLQQEAQRLALLLQLARDEAIVRNRLVAFEANGERYRFMVRGDTGWEPVTRDDLLRERGFKNAPLQLVLEPAGASAAGETLRITFGREPVDKPFLLTLASGGNAVAIRADGVGHFTVE
- a CDS encoding S41 family peptidase; its protein translation is MGNKAKNMGLIGLGMVAGVAASFQFSAYAQKNGTPLPLDELRQLADVYGLIKTDYVEPVEDKKLLSEAIGGMVASLDPHSVYLDQKSFREMRESVQGKFVGVGVEIASEDGYIKIVSPIEDTPAHKAGIKAGDLITRIDNVPVRNMNVDEAIKRMRGKAGSKVTLTIARPGEDQPWVVPVTREEINVQSVKAKMVEPGYAWVRVSQFQENTLEELAKKTKALYAEHPEIKGLVLDLRNDPGGLLPGAIGVSAAFLPKPDQVIVSTKGQLPDSNTVYYGRREYYAQRGDPLAGLPAALKTVPMVVLVNGGSASASEIVAGALQDYKRAIVMGSTTFGKGSVQTLRQLSADTAIKLTTARYYTPKGRPIQATGIVPDMRVHETADGDMLNALRVREADLQRHLVAEGEKKDGKAPSAPAKADSLEQQRRAIALLKDRKPLEFGGKDDFQLAQAINHFKGLPVQLAKEPEDRAKRTPEPLPGAEHKPPEIKAPPKK